In one window of Osmia lignaria lignaria isolate PbOS001 chromosome 11, iyOsmLign1, whole genome shotgun sequence DNA:
- the Spag1 gene encoding spag1 axonemal dynein assembly factor — translation MNANDTDVRVVKNEKKSLLQKYDVPVEHLSYEYISECTDGKKLERIVTILRSGEEGYYPDLTKHAEERLVLLKPTSIILRKSEPILRLNMLEPNKYTEIEKDINTWTSEMQSREKDLKEGRATLIDPLPQPDIRQLKEEITEKPVAINSKNTKKNKRLSSCDYGAWDKYDVDTELNKIDIRDEQQRVDAKRFQQKQKEITERKKLEKNTIIDKASLTGTELNVMAEQEREKGNEAFRAGDYKEALEHYSTSIKMDSNATAFNNRAMTYIKLQRYKDALDDCNVVLSVEYKNIKALLRRAVTLEHLDKSSQALADYEAVLKLEPTNAVAIAGVKKLRKPCESRKVRMAIEEQTEDTNEKLKSTKNSNEQFKERLSLENSICFCDRAPGPSQNLGPRPHIKADYCLEDEKKQTVTIKNNVPKKPETERKNTSGPAKIIDSSSKGNNRSFNAQKKNDSPQTTKPKSIFSCSVPSKRASSVLIEEIPRESSDSNSMAVKSESKEIAKSKTVNKNNKCDNKTINASSIRNLNRNLEENCNLNGKHDTKWSPRKVQVADKYTNKTSKSEKYVPKNFSNIESAYDFMKAWKSLKNDTDLKVHAQLLRSLNIDKLSSVLGNELDGDMFSTIVHCLEQHFCSSNDTEILNKFLKSFSQVQRFSIINMFMNAKDKQAIKNILNFLEEHGMSEVSSLRQIYCI, via the exons ATGAATGCAAACGATACAGACGTTCGCGTCgtgaaaaacgagaaaaaatcATTGCTACAAAAATACGATGTTCCGGTAGAACATCTTTCGTACGAATACATTTCTGAATGCACGGACGGGAAGAAATTGGAAAGAATAGTAACTATACTTCG CTCCGGCGAAGAAGGATATTATCCAGACTTGACGAAACACGCGGAGGAACGTTTAGTTCTTCTCAAACCGacaagtataatattaagaaaATCCGAGCCCATTCTCAGACTAAACATGTTAGAACCGAACAAATACACagaaattgagaaagatatAAATACCTGGACGTCGGAAATGCAGTCTCGGGAGAAAGATTTGAAAGAAGGAAGAGCTACTTTGATAGATCCTCTTCCTCAACCGGATATCAGGCAACTGAAAGAAGAAATCACAGAa AAACCTGTAGCAATAAATTCGAAGAATACTAAGAAAAATAAGCGACTTTCCTCGTGCGACTATGGCGCCTGGGATAAATACGATGTCGACAccgaattaaataaaatagatatacGAGATGAACAACAGAGAGTCGATGCCAAGAGATTTCaacaaaaacagaaagaaataacTGAGAGAAAGAAACTGGAGAAAAATACAATTATCGACAAAG CATCATTGACCGGAACTGAACTGAACGTGATGGCAGAGCAGGAAAGGGAAAAAGGAAATGAGGCGTTTAGAGCTGGAGATTACAAAGAAGCTCTAGAACATTATAGTACAAGTATAAAAATGGATTCGAATGCAACTGCGTTCAATAATCGTGCAATGACGT ATATTAAACTACAGCGTTATAAAGATGCTCTCGACGATTGCAATGTAGTTCTTAGCGTGGAATATAAGAATATCAAAGCTCTGCTTCGTCGAGCGGTGACTTTAGAGCATCTCGACAAATCGTCTCAG GCATTAGCAGATTACGAGGCTGTTTTGAAACTAGAACCAACCAATGCTGTGGCAATAGCTGGGGTGAAAAAATTAAGGAAACCCTGTGAATCTAGAAAAGTAAG GATGGCTATTGAAGAACAGACAGAagatacaaatgaaaaattgaaatctacGAAAAATTCCAACGAGCAATTCAAAGAAAGATTGAGTTTAGAAAACAGTATATGTTTCTGTGATAGAGCACCAGGACCCTCGCAGAATTTAGGACCGAGGCCGCATATAAAAGCCGATTATTGTCTCGAGGACGAGAAGAAACAAACAGTaacgattaaaaataatgttcCTAAGAAACCTGAAACTGAGAGAAAAAATACATCAGGACCAGCTAAAATTATAGATTCCTCTTCTAAAGGAAATAATCGTTCCTTCAATGCGCAGAAAAAGAACGATTCTCCTCAAACTACAAAACCGAAATCAATTTTCTCTTGTTCGGTGCCTTCTAAACGAGCTAGCTCAGTCCTTATCGAGGAAATACCTAGAGAATCTAGCGATAGTAATTCCATGGCTGTTAAAAGCGAATCGAAGGAGATAGCTAAATCTAAAAccgtaaataaaaataacaagtgCGATAACAAAACGATAAACGCATCGAGTATCAGGAATTTGAACAGAAATCTtgaagaaaattgtaatttgaatGGAAAGCACGATACTAAGTGGTCGCCGAGAAAAGTACAAGTAGCTGATAAGTATACAAATAAAACTAGTAAATCAGAGAAATATGTTCCAAAG AATTTCAGTAACATCGAAAGCGCGTACGATTTTATGAAAGCATGGAAGTCATTGAAGAACGATACTGATTTAAAAGTACATGCTCAATTACTACGTTCGTTGAACATTGATAAATTAAGTTCAG TTTTAGGGAATGAATTAGACGGGGACATGTTTAGTACTATTGTACACTGCCTGGAACAACATTTTTGCTCATCCAATGATACAGAGATACTTAATAAGTTTTTAAAATCATTCAGCCAAGTGCAACGTTTTTCAATCATAAATATGTTTATGAATGCCAAAGATAAGCAAG CGATAAAAAATATACTGAATTTCTTAGAAGAACATGGAATGTCAGAAGTCTCGTCTTTGCGGCAAATTTATTGCATCTGA